In Melanotaenia boesemani isolate fMelBoe1 chromosome 18, fMelBoe1.pri, whole genome shotgun sequence, the following proteins share a genomic window:
- the LOC121628996 gene encoding uncharacterized protein C14orf93 homolog: MSKRRRVRLQESDSEDEMEMVRSFNETPRSRTREEDRHRRLISPTPGGSRGASQSYANTSTGITLDDIWTFMCTSHNAVMSLAAKVDEMNKNLDSLKEMVTKAQTDMHSENIKAKIPKALSREVKRLHSGLGEEMHFKGNEKFSSDHNMAVTATITQAIRDQQEFEPEEIHRACSRYYEHCKRDHKLVEENKIKEDRRGKALNNRRHRLLNQRKEVARNLLSKDDLTYLEGAVAALMSDEETDTEDTMAWKVSSPSWRADKLTRILHQCQNAIEEKYGHSRMAHRRTTSGVASQRQAPKGINPIYMK; this comes from the exons ATGTCAAAACGTAGGCGCGTGCGACTTCAGGAGTCTGATTCAGAAGATGAAATGGAAATGGTAAGAAGCTTTAATGAGACCCCCAGATCTAGAACTCGGGAGGAGGACCGTCACCGGCGGCTGATTAGTCCTACTCCTGGAGGGAGCCGTGGTGCTAGCCAGAGCTATGCCAACACTTCCACTGGCATAACTTTGGATGATATTTGGAC atttatGTGTACCTCACACAATGCTGTGATGAGCCTGGCTGCAAAAGTTgatgaaatgaacaaaaacctTGATTCTTTAAAAGAGATGGTGACCAAAGCACAGACTGATATGCACAGTGAAAACATCAAAGCCAAAATTCCAAAGGCGTTATCG cGAGAAGTGAAAAggctgcactctggtctggggGAGGAGATGCATTTCaaaggaaatgaaaa ATTTTCCTCCGATCACAACATGGCAGTCACTGCTACAATCACACAGGCAATACGGGATCAGCAGGAATTTGAGCCAGAGGAAATACACA gAGCATGCAGCCGTTACTATGAACACTGCAAGAGAGACCATAAACTggttgaagaaaataaaataaaagaggacAGGAGAGGCAAAGCCCTGAACAACAGGAGACATAGG ctgcTTAATCAACGCAAGGAGGTGGCCAGGAATTTGCTGTCAAAAGATGATCTGACCTACCTGGAGGGTGCGGTGGCAGCCCTCATGAGTGATGAGGAGACTGACACGGAGGACACTATGGCCTGGAAAGTCAGCTCACCAAGTTGGCGGGCTGACAAACTAACTCGCATATTGCATCAATGCCAAAATGCCATAGAAGAAAAGTATGGGCACTCAAGGATGGCACATCGGAGAACAACCAGTGGTGTTGCCAGCCAGAGGCAGGCCCCAAAGGGGATTAACCCCATTTATATGAAATAA